One part of the Anopheles coustani chromosome 2, idAnoCousDA_361_x.2, whole genome shotgun sequence genome encodes these proteins:
- the LOC131262110 gene encoding uncharacterized protein LOC131262110, which produces MKKIRRWLLLFAVIIALMVRVDGLKATSLIFGRGPASTTTTTTTSTTTAATSTTEESVEAEDEPVDQGEDGVTKAPLTGIPQIDYVWDPNLPRELRGANLSNYPFLDSVPAEEDIGFTCDPKLHDGFYASIKYNCQLYHHCIHGIRYDFLCANYTAFDQKTFICHFASEVDCKNSPKYWFRNEPLYKATTTTTVKPPPTTSTTAAPTTVPSRPKPLRKPVRRRRPQVDYYYYDDDYEEDYYEERNRRRKNRPRNRRPVYDDYEEDERFDRVRPMTADRYRERERDRDDEEDEYEDRRPYRMKTRTRNGERRPAMAAVGALEDDRRYYDDRRRRPLADERRRPAVIDEEEKRPVMGSERRRVPAGDRERRPSSDRRSVGGAGDDRRSFSGDAESRRGSVVEADRKPLKRPLYDDRRYVDDEEDDYDAPAYAGRRGSDKGRQQAQQNDVVTVKPSGSSIYDRPRAAPRINRPVPLNEKSKYAYGTSDGPGGPKTSTTAAPSDPEYYDEYEDEEAARPREPVAEKGRKGGQTSGGEAAEKPPRPSASSDVVYYDDVIVAKDDLPFRPVAGNVRKPEGTERVNSRDNSELANANGNRYTDKGRGATKHQATAQQLRAFSNAKTTTAAPVVVDDVEEDIDDEYDVPASRPSVIARPAANLYANFKNKKQQQPPQSTNTDTVSARTPVRSTKRPFLPSRGGNPYLARGLQPVGVAKQPSKTAAPEQPEKPAPFRIDVDSSTTTTTPGSTVGNRRNQQTTSQQPEVVNVKTLDQLYDDEFDVTLNDALNPTLKPLTRSAPQNFFRNRYVHQPDAEFVPFEPSYAPSEFRRTAVRPPPVLYHPAPAAVAINTSPQHRQRYDAYAAYEY; this is translated from the exons atgaaaaagaTACGACGATGGCTGTTACTATTTGCTG TCATAATAGCACTGATGGTGCGAGTGGACGGTTTGAAGGCGACGTCGCTGATCTTCGGCCGCGGTCCGGCctccacgacgacgaccaccaccacgagcACTACCACCGCAGCCACCTCGACCACGGAAGAATCTGTCGAAGCGGAAGATGAG CCCGTCGATCAAGGAGAGGATGGGGTCACCAAGGCGCCACTCACCGGCATTCCGCAGATCGATTATGTTTGGGATCCAAATTTACCACGAGAGCTCCGGGG GGCCAACTTATCCAATTATCCCTTCCTGGACTCGGTACCGGCGGAGGAAGACATCGGTTTCACCTGCGATCCGAAGCTGCACGATGGTTTCTACGCTTCGATCAAGTACAACTGTCAG CTGTACCATCACTGCATCCACGGCATACGGTACGATTTCCTGTGCGCCAACTACACGGCCTTCGACCAGAAGACCTTCATCTGCCATTTCGCGTCGGAAGTGGACTGCAAGAACTCGCCCAAGTACTGGTTCAG GAACGAGCCGTTGTATAAGGCGACCACAACTACGACGGTGAAGCCGCCACCGACGACGTCAACCACGGCCGCCCCGACAACGGTCCCGTCGCGGCCGAAGCCACTGCGAAAACCGGTCCGTAGGAGGCGTCCACAGGTGGACTATTACTACTACGACGATGACTACGAGGAGGACTACTACGAAGAGCGCAACAGGCGGCGTAAGAATCGTCCACGCAATCGACGCCCGGTCTACGACGACTACGAGGAGGACGAGCGGTTCGACCGGGTGCGACCGATGACGGCCGATCGCTACCGGGAGCGAGAACGCGATcgcgacgacgaggaggacgaaTACGAGGATCGCCGACCGTACCGGATGAAGACACGCACCCGTAATGGCGAGCGACGTCCAGCGATGGCGGCGGTGGGGGCCTTGGAAGACGATCGTCGTTACTACGACGACCGTCGGCGTCGCCCACTGGCGGACGAACGCCGTCGCCCGGCTGTTATCGACGAGGAAGAGAAGCGGCCGGTGATGGGAAGCGAAAGGAGACGAGTGCCGGCTGGTGATCGGGAGCGACGTCCTTCGAGTGATCGACGTTCGGTCGGTGGGGCTGGAGACGATCGTCGATCGTTTTCGGGTGACGCGGAAAGCCGCCGGGGTTCGGTGGTGGAAGCCGATCGGAAGCCACTGAAGCGCCCGCTGTACGACGATCGGCGTTATGTGGACGACGAAGAGGACGATTACGATGCGCCTGCGTACGCGGGTCGGCGAGGCTCGGACAAGGGGCGCCAACAGGCGCAACAGAACGATGTCGTCACGGTGAAACCGTCCGGGTCCAGTATCTACGATCGTCCGCGAGCTGCACCACGTATCAATCGGCCAGTTCCACTGAACGAAAAGAGCAAATACGCGTACGGCACCTCGGACGGCCCGGGTGGCCCGAAAACGTCCACGACCGCCGCACCGTCCGATCCGGAGTACTACGACGAGTACGAAGACGAGGAAGCGGCACGTCCCCGTGAGCCGGTCGCCGAAAAGGGTCGCAAAGGGGGACAGACGAGTGGCGGCGAAGCTGCGGAAAAGCCACCGCGTCCGAGCGCCTCATCCGATGTGGTGTACTACGATGATGTGATCGTCGCCAAGGATGATCTCCCGTTCCGTCCGGTGGCGGGTAACGTCCGCAAGCCGGAGGGAACCGAGCGCGTCAACAGCCGGGACAACTCCGAGCTGGCAAACGCCAACGGCAACCGGTACACCGATAAGGGCCGGGGTGCCACCAAACATCAGGCCACTGCGCAGCAGCTTCGGGCATTCTCCAACGCCAAGACGACAACCGCTGCCCCGGTCGTGGTGGACGATGTGGAAGAAGACATCGACGATGAGTACGACGTTCCGGCATCGCGTCCTTCCGTCATTGCCCGGCCGGCCGCCAATCTGTACGCCAACTTCAAGAACAAAAAGCAGCAACAGCCGCCACAGTCGACCAACACGGACACCGTTAGCGCTCGCACGCCGGTTCGGTCCACCAAGCGGCCCTTTCTTCCGAGCCGCGGTGGCAATCCCTACCTAGCTCGGGGGCTTCAACCCGTAGGAGTGGCTAAGCAGCCGTCAAAAACGGCCGCCCCGGAGCAACCGGAGAAACCGGCGCCGTTCCGTATCGATGTCGACAGCtcgacaacaacaaccacgcCGGGGTCGACGGTGGGCAATCGGCGCAATCAGCAGACGACATCGCAGCAGCCCGAGGTGGTCAACGTAAAAACCCTCGACCAGCTGTACGACGACGAGTTCGACGTGACGCTCAACGATGCGCTCAATCCGACGCTCAAACCGCTGACGCGCAGTGCGCCCCAGAACTTCTTCCGTAACCGGTACGTGCACCAGCCGGACGCCGAGTTTGTGCCGTTCGAGCCGAGCTACGCACCGTCCGAGTTCCGCCGGACGGCCGTCCGGCCACCGCCGGTCCTCTACCATCCGGCGCCGGCCGCCGTTGCCATCAACACGTCGCCCCAGCATCGGCAAAGGTACGATGCGTACGCGGCCTACGAGTACTAA
- the LOC131264758 gene encoding voltage-dependent calcium channel subunit alpha-2/delta-3 produces the protein MMYIGSRSSCGILACTFLLFFAISITRSADEPTTTIKYNVVQGWAAKLGGELWHLGDFITRRKEVEESFKQAQVVSKNGQKIVEEMAKDLKYMMDAKVSAVKRIMDTAENTAISFDEEPVNQSFQYYNAKQMIEPGEIITTPIPMLDDDPADITTPIPPKEIVLTKKRHFFNEAVNTTVSSVHVPTNVYDRATEVIRAIKWSEALDSIFYNNYIGDPTLTWQYFGSASGFLRQFPATKWEQDPVDLYDCRLRSWYIEAANSPKDMLILVDSSGSMTGQRKDIAKHVVSNILDTLGPNDYVNIFTFSEEVAEVVPCFRDTLVQANMGNIRELKLGMDSIETNEIANVSAALTRAFELLEQFRETRNGARCNQAIMLVSDGVPYSFDEVFEQFNWKELPFIPVRVFTYLIGREVADVKEIKEMACRNQGYYVHLSTMAEVREEVLNYIPVIARPLVLNKREHPVVWSEIYADVEDPKMTDWLWEIKERAEQKERFIDYRKNRVLFYSPEEQHRRMIMKQRMNQDPYSNTQKYNFMTTVSVPVFDRRENANITEDILMNEAYWVTITRETRVANILGVAGADVPISEIKKYLKPHLLGVNGYAFIVTNNGYILTHPDFRPVFQDILKPAYNTVDMIEVELTDDDQGPREFNNMLLNMRESIINQSTGAKWIRVKYHFDEMKRVSRTKRQYYWTPIKNTPFTLVVTYPETYGVNRLQIRTEDEIHRIHAKGNNVANFFSGNNWKIHPDWVYCKYLNEHPNETFATPELELKHFLERMKLGGWKWPSNRTPPPPEHAMFSNITGKLPEKDYYYCDRGLMQALVYDAKVTEWFSKNVSGSNKDEKGPSPIAVLMGLLPRNEFKQRFGITVSFLATHSGLTRWQEYASGADESKQAEPDFSETNNRAIDEVWYKRAVELYYNNKNRKGADDSNGKDDSDRDSFVYSVPFDAGNRNDTLVTASHAIFHTDGARETPVAVVGFQFHHSALYTLFRNITSQCGHGDPRCEKTCFTGDYQCYVIDNNGFVVISEQLQETGAFFGEVKPAFMQRLLDDAIFRNVTVYDYQAVCFMAKASFNLGNALQTPLRLLWAIITNALSYLLWVAMQLFFSLAHAYDEMYDTGAYDNVPDMGDLDDPTMNRYKEPEFGKVLINRTRPEPCDHVITLYELNMDVDPSVYTKEAHQCERPYVVLPIPSSNLLLLVLDTLCPLPTHVPQLSTWPVEHDYNASLACHKAQRDPLPRRRPLTCINKHANESVIELCGDGSIPRYNVALLLSLLVFGQCVVQRFSGILLTCL, from the exons ATGATGTACATAGGCAGCAGGAGCAGCTGTGGCATTCTTGCGTGCACCTTTCTACTGTTCTTTGCCATCTCGATAACACGCAGTGCCGATGAGCCAACGACCACCATCAAGTACAACGT TGTCCAAGGCTGGGCGGCCAAACTCGGCGGTGAGCTGTGGCATTTGGGGGACTTTATAACTAGAAGAAAGGAGGTAGAGGAG AGTTTTAAACAAGCACAAGTAGTTAGCAAAAATGGACAGAAAATTGTGGAAGAGATGGCCAAAGATCTCAAGTACATGATGGATGCGAAAGTGAGCGCCGTGAAG CGCATCATGGACACGGCGGAAAACACGGCCATCTCGTTCGACGAGGAGCCGGTGAACCAAAGCTTCCAGTACTACAACGCGAAGCAGATGATCGAACCGGGCGAGATCATCACCACGCCGATCCCGATGCTCGACGACGACCCGGCGGACATCACCACGCCGATCCCGCCGAAGGAGATCGTGCTGACGAAGAAGCGCCACTTCTTCAACGAGGCCGTCAACACGACGGTCAGCTCGGTGCACGTGCCGACGAACGTGTACGACCGGGCGACCGAGGTGATCCGCGCGATCAAGTGGTCCGAGGCGCTCGACTCGATCTTCTACAACAACTACATCGGCGATCCGACGCTCACGTGGCAGTACTTCGGCAGCGCCAGCGGCTTCCTGCGCCAGTTCCCGGCGACCAAGTGGGAGCAGGATCCGGTCGACCTGTACGACTGCCGGCTGCGGTCGTGGTACATCGAGGCGGCCAACAGCCCGAAGGACATGCTGATCCTCGTCGACAGCTCCGGCTCGATGACCGGCCAGCGCAAGGACATCGCCAAACACGTCGTCTCGAACATCCTCGACACGCTCGGCCCGAACGACTACGTCAACATTTTCACCTTCTCGGAAGAGGTGGCGGAAGTGGTGCCGTGCTTTCGCGATACGCTCGTGCAGGCGAACATGGGCAACATTCGCGAGCTGAAGCTTGGTATGGACAGCATAGAGACCAATGAGATCGCTAACGTGTCCGCCGCCCTCACCAGGGCGTTCGAGCTGCTCGAGCAGTTCCGGGAGACCCGCAACGGTGCCCGGTGCAACCAAGCGATCATGTTGGTCTCGGATGGTGTTCCATACAGCTTCGACGAGGTGTTCGAGCAGTTCAACTGGAAGGAGCTGCCCTTCATTCCGGTGCGCGTGTTCACCTATCTGATCGGGCGCGAGGTCGCCGACGTCAAGGAGATCAAGGAGATGGCCTGCCGCAACCAGGGCTACTACGTGCACCTGAGCACGATGGCCGAGGTGCGCGAGGAGGTCCTCAACTACATCCCGGTCATTGCCCGCCCGCTCGTGCTGAACAAGCGCGAACATCCGGTCGTCTGGTCGGAGATCTACGCCGATGTCGAG GATCCGAAGATGACGGACTGGCTGTGGGAGATCAAGGAACGGGCCGAGCAGAAGGAGCGCTTCATCGACTATCGCAAGAACCGAGTGCTATTCTATTCACCCGAGGAGCAACACCGTCGCATGATCATGAAGCAAAGGATG AATCAAGACCCATACTCGAACACGCAAAAGTACAACTTCATGACGACCGTGTCGGTGCCGGTGTTCGATCGGCGCGAGAACGCG aacatcacCGAAGATATACTGATGAATGAGGCTTACTGGGTGACGATCACACGAGAG ACACGAGTGGCCAACATTCTTGGTGTTGCTGGCGCCGATGTGCCAATAtcggaaattaaaaaatacctTAAACCACACCTG cTTGGTGTGAATGGATATGCTTTCATTGTAACGAACAATGGCTATATCCTAACGCATCCTGACTTCCGTCCAGTG TTCCAAGATATTCTCAAGCCTGCCTACAACACGGTCGACATGATCGAGGTCGAGTTGACCGATGACGACCAAGGGCCACGAGAGTTTAACAATATGCTGCTAAAT ATGCGCGAATCTATTATAAATCAGTCGACTGGGGCCAAGTGGATACGTGTGAAGTACCACTTCGATGAGATG AAACGGGTGTCTCGCACGAAGCGACAGTACTACTGGACTCCAATCAAAAACACACCTTTCACGCTGGTGGTCACGTATCCCGAAACGTATGGCGTCAATCGGCTTCAGATTCGCACGGAGGACGAGATCCACCGCATTCACGCCAAGGGCAACAACGTGGCCAATTTTTTCAGCGGCAACAACTGGAAGATCCATCCGGATTG GGTGtattgtaaatatttaaacgaGCATCCGAACGAAACGTTTGCCACACCGGAGCTGGAACTTAAACACTTCCTCGAGCGCATGAAACTCGGAGGTTGGAAGTGGCCATCGAACCGCACGCCTCCGCCACCCGAACATGCCATGTTCT CTAATATAACGGGGAAATTGCCAGAAAAGGACTACTACTACT GCGATCGCGGTTTGATGCAGGCGCTCGTGTATGACGCCAAGGTAACGGAATGGTTTTCGAAAAATGTTAGCGGCAGCAACAAGGACGAAAAGGG CCCAAGCCCCATTGCGGTGCTGATGGGTCTGCTGCCAAG AAACGAGTTCAAACAACGGTTCGGCATCACCGTATCCTTTCTGGCCACGCACAGTGGGTTAACGCGATGGCAGGAGTACGCGAGCGGAGCGGACGAATCGAAACAGGCTGA GCCCGACTTTAGCGAAACGAACAACCGTGCGATCGACGAGGTGTGGTACAAGCGGGCGGTGGAGCTCTACTATAACAACAAGAACCGGAAGGGCGCCGACGATAGCAACGGCAAGGACGACAGCGACCGGGACAGCTTTGTCTACTCGGTGCCGTTCGACGCGGGCAACCGGAACGATACGCTGGTCACGGCGAGTCACGCCATCTTCCACACGGACGGGGCGCGCGAGAcgccggtggcggtggtcgGCTTCCAGTTCCACCACTCGGCCCTGTACACGCTGTTCCGCAACATCACCAGCCAGTGTGGCCACGGCGATCCGCGGTGCGAGAAGACCTGCTTCACCGGCGACTACCAGTGCTATGTGATCGATAACAACGGCTTCGTGGTGATCAGCGAGCAGCTTCAGGAGACGGGCGCGTTCTTCGGCGAGGTGAAGCCAGCCTTCATGCAGCGCCTGCTGGACGACGCCATCTTCCGCAACGTGACCGTGTACGACTATCAGGCCGTCTGCTTCATGGCGAAGGCCTCGTTCAACCTGGGCAACGCGCTGCAGACGCCGCTCCGGCTGCTATGGGCGATCATCACCAACGCCCTGTCCTACCTGCTCTGGGTGGCGATGCAGCTGTTCTTCAGCCTGGCCCATGCCTACGACGAGA TGTACGACACCGGAGCGTACGATAATGTGCCCGACATGGGCGACCTCGACGATCCGACGATGAACCGCTACAAGGAGCCCGAGTTCGGCAAGGTGCTCATCAACCGGACCCGGCCGGAGCCTTGTGACCACGTGATCACCCTGTACGAGCTCAACATGGACGTCGATCCGTCCGTTTACACGAAGGAAGCGCACCAGTGCGAACG ACCGTACGTGGTGCTGCCAATACCGTCCAgcaacctgctgctgctggtgctggacACGCTCTGTCCGTTACCCACGCACGTGCCACAGCTATCCACGTGGCCGGTGGAGCACGACTACAACGCCTCGCTCGCCTGCCACAAGGCCCAGCGCGATCCGCTACCGAGGCGAAGGCCACTGACCTGCATCAACAAGCATGCAAAT GAAAGTGTGATCGAGCTCTGCGGAGACGGAAGCATACCCAGGTACAATGTTGCTTTACTGCTTAGCCTGCTAGTGTTCGGACAGTGCGTAGTGCAACGTTTCTCCGGTATCCTTCTCACTTGCCTCTGA